Below is a genomic region from Nitratidesulfovibrio sp..
GGCATGGCCTTCATCTGTTCGTACACGGCGCGGGCGATGCGTTCGCGCCCGTAGCCCACGTTCACGCACCATACGCCGCCAGAGGTGGCGTCCAGGTATTCCTTGCCGTTGATGTCCCGCAGCATAAGTCCTTCGCCTTCGACCACGATCATGGGGCCTTTTCCGGCGAGGGCCTGATGCTGGACGAGGTGATGCCATACGTGGGCCAGGTCGGCCGCCGCGTATGCCGCTGGGTCATGCTTCTGACTGGGGCTCATGTCCTGCTCCTTGGGGTTGTCAGGAAAAAACGATGGCACCTGTACTTGCGGACCGCGGGGAGCAACCTCCGGGCGGGAATGAAACGATATGGTCAATGAATGGGCAAGGTTCCGGGCGGTCCTCCAAGGCGTGGGGCGAAAATTCCCGAAGGCTGGGCGCCTTCTTTTTTCGCTTTGTCTAGACATAGCGATGGGACTTTGCTATTTTTTTGTCAAGCGTTTTTTACGACGGGCGGGAACCTGCCGTGAAAGAACATCAACACCGCGCTTTGTCTGGAAAGACAGCGCGGTACGACCCCCCTTGAGGAGGCTTCGACATGCCCAAGATGACCCCCAGTGAAGCAATGGCGGAAGTGCTGGTGCAGGAAGGCGTCACCCATGTCAGCGGCATTCTCGGCTCCGCTTTCATGGATTTGCTGGACCTGTTTCCGGCGGCGGGCATCGATTTCATTTCGGTGCGTCACGAACAGACGGCGGGCCACATGGAGGACGCCTTTACCAGAATGACTGGCAGGGCAGGTGTTTGCATCGGCCAGAACGGCCCCGGCATCACCAACTACGCCACGGCGGTGGCCACGGCCAACATGGCCCACACACCCATGGTGCTCATTTCGCCCAGTGCGGGCAGCATTTCGGTGGGTTGGGACGGCTTTCAGGAATGTGACACCTGGAACATGTTCAAGCCGATCACGAAAGCGTCACTTCGCGTGCCGCATCCCAAGCGCGCCGCCGACATCCTGCGCACCGCCTTCCGCATCGCCTACGCCGAACGCGGCCCGGTGCTGGTGGATATCCCGCGTGACTTCTTCTACGGCGAACTGGACGAGGACATCCTGGCCCCGTCGCAGTACCGCG
It encodes:
- a CDS encoding thiamine pyrophosphate-binding protein; amino-acid sequence: MPKMTPSEAMAEVLVQEGVTHVSGILGSAFMDLLDLFPAAGIDFISVRHEQTAGHMEDAFTRMTGRAGVCIGQNGPGITNYATAVATANMAHTPMVLISPSAGSISVGWDGFQECDTWNMFKPITKASLRVPHPKRAADILRTAFRIAYAERGPVLVDIPRDFFYGELDEDILAPSQYR